Below is a window of Defluviimonas sp. SAOS-178_SWC DNA.
GCGATGAAAAGCAGGAGGCGAAGTGATGGACGGGTCCAAGGGCTTCGAGGACGCGCTGACCGGCGAACAGAGCATCCGCAACTTCAACATCAACTTCGGCCCGCAACATCCTGCGGCACATGGCGTTCTTCGCCTCGTGCTTGAGCTTGACGGCGAGGTGGTGGAACGGTGCGACCCGCATATCGGGCTTCTGCATCGCGGCACCGAGAAGCTGATGGAAAGCCGCACCTATCTGCAGAACCTGCCGTATTTCGACCGGCTCGACTACGTGGCGCCGATGAACCAGGAGCATGCCTGGTGCCTCGCCATCGAGAAGCTGACCGGAACCGTCGTGCCGCGCCGCGCCTCGCTGATCCGGGTGCTTTATTCCGAGATCGGCCGCATCCTGAACCACCTTCTCAACGTCACCACGCAGGCGATGGACGTCGGCGCGCTGACCCCGCCGCTCTGGGGGTTCGAGGAGCGTGAAAAGCTCATGGTCTTCTATGAGAGGGCCTGCGGCGCGCGGCTCCACGCCGCCTATTTCCGCCCCGGCGGCGTGCACCAGGATCTGCCCGACGACCTTCTGAACGACATCGAGGAATGGGCGCATGAATTCCCGAAGGTCATCGACGACCTTGACGGACTCCTGACCGAAAACCGCATCTTCAAGCAGCGCAACGCCGATATCGGCGTCGTGACCGAGGAGGACGCGCTGCGCTGGGGCTATTCCGGCGTCATGGTGCGCGGCTCCGGCATGGCTTGGGATCTGCGCCGCGCGCAGCCCTACGAATGCTACGACGAGTTCGACTTCAAGGTCCCGGTCGGCAAGAACGGCGACTGCTACGACCGCTATCTCTGCCGCATGGAAGAGATGCGGCAATCGACCTCGATCATCCATCAGGCCATCGCCAAGCTGCGTGCGCCTGACGGCAAGGGCGACATCCTGGCGCGCGGCAAGATCACGCCGCCGTCGCGGCGCGACATGAAGACCTCGATGGAAGCGCTGATCCATCACTTCAAGCTCTATACCGAGGGCTTCCGCGTGCCCGCGGGCGAGGTCTATGCCGCCGTCGAGGCGCCAAAGGGCGAGTTCGGCGTCTATCTCGTCGCCGACGGCACCAACAAACCCTACCGCGCGAAGCTCCGTGCGCCGGGCTACCTGCATCTGCAGAGCATCGACTGGATGGCAAAGGGCCATCTTCTCGCCGACGTCGCCGCGATCATCGGCACGATGGATATCGTGTTCGGGGAGGTGGACCGGTGATCCCGCTTCGCTCCGTGCCGGCCAGCCTTTTGGTCCTCGTTCCCGTCGCCGCGCTGGCACAGCCGAAGAACCACCTGGCCGAACCGCTGGCCCAGATATTCATCGCAAACGGGTGCGAGATGGCCGAACAGGCCGCCGCCGATGCCTTGGTCGCCGATGGCTGGTTCGCAAGCGACTTTCAGGTACAGGCCGTGGCGCTCGGCAATGACGGCTATCTCGTGGCGACGCCCGGCGGGCGTCTGAAACTCGTCAATTGGGGATCTTGCAAGTAATGCTCCGCCGCCTTCATCCCGAACAACCCGCCGCCTTCGAATTCACGCCCGCGAACCTCGCCTGGGCGCAGGGGCAGATCTCGAAATACCCCGAGGGCCGTCAGGCCAGCGCCGTGATCCCGCTTCTCTGGCGCGCGCAGGAGCAGGAGGGCTGGCTTTCCCGCCCGGCGATCGAACATATCGCCGACATGCTCGGCATGGCGCATATAAGGGCGCTGGAGGTTGCGACCTTCTACTTCATGTTCCAGTTGCAACCCGTTGGTTCCCTTGCCCATATCCAGATCTGCGGCACCACGTCCTGCATGATCTGCGGCTCGGGAGAGCTGATCGCGGTCTGCAAGGAAAAGATCGCCGCCCAGCCGCACACGCTCTCGGCCGATGGCAAGTTCTCGTGGGAAGAGGTCGAATGCCTCGGCTCCTGCGCGAACGCGCCGATGGCGCAGATCGGCAAGGATTACTATGAGGATCTGACGGCGGAGAGCCTCGCGCGGCTTCTCGACGATCTCGCCGCCGGCAAGGTTCCGGTGCCGGGGCCGCAGAACGGGCGCTATTCGTCGGAGCCCGCGAAGGGTCTCACCAGCCTCAAGGAGTTCGAGAGCGGCCGGACGAAGTACAACGCCTCGGTCCAGCGCGCGGTGGATATCGGCGACACGGTCAAGCGGATCGACGGCACCGAAGTGCCGCTTCTGACCCCGTGGCTGGGCAAGGCCGCCCCGGCGACGCCGGCGAAGGGCCGGGCAACCGAACCGAAACCCGCCAAGGGCAAGGCCGCCGACGCGACGGGCGTGACGGTGCAGGAGGCGCGGGCCGTCTCGAAGGCGAAGCCAGCGGCGGCGGAGCCCGCGCCGGCCGCCCCCGCGAAGCCGAAGAAGCCGCGCGCGCTGAAGGCGCCTCGGAAGGCTGGGGCGGACGATCTGAAGATGATCAAAGGGGTCGGGCCGAAGCTCGAAGCGCTCCTTCACAGCCTCGGCTTTTACCATTTCGATCAGGTCGCCGGCTGGACTCCGGCCGAACTGGCTTGGGTCGATGACAATATCGAAGGGTTCAAGGGCCGCGCGAGCCGCGACGGCTGGATCGAACAGGCCAAGCTCCTCGCCGGCGGCGGTGAGACGGAATTTTCCAATCGTGTGAAGAAAGGCGACGTGTACTGAGAACGGGTAACGGGGAGTAAGAGGAATGTCCGAGACGTCACAGGCGGATTGCCGTCGAAATTCCTGGCTGGTCGCGCTGGCGGGCGGGGCGCTTGTCGCCCTGATGCTCCTGTTCGTCGCGCACTACGGATTTCTGAAGGCGCTGGTCATCGGGCTGATCTTTTTCGTGGCGCTCGGCGCTTTCCTCGTCTGGGCGTTCTGTTCGCGGAGCGACGTGGCGGCACATCAGGCGGTGCCCGCGCCGCAGCCCGCCGAACCCGCGCCGCGTCCCGCGGCCCCGGCGGCGAGCGCGGCCCCGGTCGCCGTTGCGCGCGCGCCCGAACCGGTTGCCGAACCGGCCCCGGAACCCGCAAAGGCCACCTCCGCCGTCGTGGAGGCCGCGGCCAAGCCGCGCGCGGCGAAGGCGGCGGCAAAGCCCGCGAAACCGGCGGCCAGGAAAGCCGCCGCGAAGGCACCTGCCGCCGAGAAAGCCGCCACCGCAATGGGCCTCGACGCGGCGCTGGCGAAATCGAAGGACGATCCGAAGCCGGGCGAGCCCGAGATGCTCTCGGCCCCGCGCGGCGGAAAGGCCGACGATCTGAAGATGATCAAGGGCGTCGGTCCGAAGCTGGAGGCGCTTCTGAACGAGGTCGGCGTCTGGCATTTCGACCAGATCGCCTCGTGGAAGGCGAAGGACATCGCCTTCGTCGACGAGAAGATGGTCGGGTTCCACGGCCGCATCACCCGCGACGAATGGGTGAAGCAGGCCAAGGTGCTCGCCAAGGGCGAAAAGACGGAGTTCTCGGCGCGCGTCGCCAAAGGGGACGTGTACTGAGGCGTGAATGACAAGGCCCGGGCCGGAAGACAGAAGCCTCGCGCGCGAGGCGCGGATGGTGGCGGTGGTGATCGCCGCGACGATGCTCCTGTGGCTCGGGGCGCAATGGCTGGGTGGGAAGGAAGGCTGGGATCCCCGGTATGTCTTCCTCTTCGACCTTGCCGCACTGGCCGCGTTCTTCTGGGCGCTGGTCGTAACCTGGCGGATCTGGCGGCGAGGGCAGCGCCAGGGGAAATGAGGACCAAGGAATGCTGAAAGATCAGGACCGGATCTTTACCAACCTCTACGGGATGCACGACCGTTCGCTCGCCGGCGCGAAGAAGCGCGGGCAGTGGGACGGGACGGCGGGTATCCTGGCGAACGGGCGCGACTGGATCATCGACCAGGTGAAAGCCTCCGGCCTGCGCGGACGCGGGGGCGCGGGCTTCCCGACCGGGCTCAAATGGTCGTTCATGCCGAAGCAGTCGGACGGGCGGCCCGCCTATCTCGTCGTCAATGCCGACGAATCCGAACCCGCGACCTGCAAGGACCGCGAGATCATGCGCCACGATCCGCACACGCTGATCGAGGGCTGCCTGATCGCGTCCTTCGCGATGGGCGCGAATGCCTGCTACATCTACATCCGCGGCGAATATATCCGCGAGCGCGAGGCGCTTCAGGCGGCGATCGACGAGGCCTATGACGCGGGTCTGATCGGCAAGAATGCCTGCAAGTCGGGCTTCGATTTCGACCTCTACCTCCATCACGGCGCCGGCGCCTATATCTGCGGCGAGGAGACGGCGCTTCTGGAAAGCCTGGAGGGCAAGAAGGGCATGCCGCGCATGAAGCCGCCGTTTCCGGCGGGCGCGGGGCTTTACGGCTGCCCGACCACGGTCAATAACGTGGAGTCGATCGCCGTGGTCCCGGCGATCCTGCGCCGTGGCGCGGACTGGTACGCAAGCTTCGGGCGGCCCAACAATACCGGCGTCAAGCTCTTCGCGATGTCGGGCCATGTGAACACGCCCTGCGTGATCGAGGAATCGATGTCGATCTCGATGAAGGAGCTGATCGAGAAGCATGGCGGCGGCGTGCGCGGCGGCTGGAAGAACCTCAAGGCGGTGATCCCCGGCGGGGCCTCCTGCCCGATCCTGCCGGCCGAGCTCTGCGAAGACGCGATCATGGACTATGACGGGATGCGCGAGCTGAAAAGCTCGTTCGGCACCGCCTGCATGATCGTTATGGATCAGTCGACGGACGTGATCGCGGCGATCTGGCGGCTGTCGAAATTCTTCAAGCACGAAAGCTGCGGCCAGTGCACGCCCTGCCGCGAAGGCACCGGCTGGATGATGCGGGTGATGGAGAGGCTGGTGCGCGGCGACGCGGAGGTCGAGGAGATCGACATGCTCTTCGACGTGACCAAGCAGGTCGAGGGCCACACGATCTGCGCCCTCGGCGACGCCGCCGCCTGGCCGATCCAGGGCCTCATCCGCCACTACCGCGAAGAGATCGAGGACCGGATCAAGGCGAAGAAGACCGGCCGCACGGGCGCGATGGCGGCGGAGTAAGCGATGGCTTCTGGCGACCGCACTTACCAATTCGTTGATGGTCGATGGCTGCTGACACTCCATCGTCGGGACGAGCTTTCCTTCGCAAAGTTCGTTGTTATCGGGCTTGGGGTCACGGTCGTTGGGTTGGTTTTCGGATCACTTTCAACGCCAGTAGCAGATCGACTCCAAGCCTTTCTTGGCGAGCGTACTTGGGCACCACTCATCCTAAGCGTTGCGCTTTTCGGGATGCTCGCGGGATTGCATCGTCTGATCCTGAGTTACCTGCCCGACCACGTTGAAGTGAGAAATCCGGGTGGCAGTGTTGTTCAAAGTACCAAAACCCGGCCGGTGCTGTGGAAAGTATTCGGTGCGATCTATGTGCTGGTAGTCTCGCTCGCTTTATTCGGGGCGGGGTTCATGGAGCGTGCACATGGATAGACCTAGTCAAGACCTCGCCGAACTGAACATCGACCGCCCGATAACCTCCACGGAGGTTGCGCGCGTGACAGAAAAGGAATGCGCGTTTCGTTTTCGCGGATGCGGCAAAGAGGCGGCGGCATGACGATCCTCTCCTTCCTCGGCCCGGTCATCGCCTCGATCCTCTACGTCATCGTCTTCCAGAAGGCGGGGTTCCGGGGGGCGGTGATGTTCGTCTGCGCGGCGCCGGTTCTCGGCGCGGTCCTGACGCGGATCCTCGTCGCCTCGATCGTCATGGGCGGCGGGCCGATGGCCGGGGTGTTCCTGATCTCGGCGGCGCTCTCGCTCGCGCCGCTTCTCGTTCTGGCCTTCATGGCCTGGCCGCCGGTGGAAACGCCCGGCCTAAATGTTCCCACGGAGAATAACTGATGTCCAACCTCCGCACGATCATCATCGACGGTATCGAGGTCGAGGTCGATCCGAACCTCACCCTCATCCAGGCCTGCGAACAGGCGGGGGTGGAAATTCCGCGCTTCTGTTACCATGAGCGGCTCTCCATCGCCGGCAACTGCCGCATGTGCCTCGTCGAGGTCGTGGGCGGCCCGCCGAAGCCCGCCGCCTCCTGCGCGATGCAGGTGAAAGACCTCCGGCCCGGCCCGAATGGTGAGCCGTCGGTGATCAAGACCAATTCGCCGATGGTGAAGAAGGCCCGCGAAGGGGTGATGGAGTTCCTCCTGATCAACCATCCGCTCGACTGCCCGATCTGCGATCAGGGCGGCGAATGCGATCTGCAAGACCAGGCAATGGCTTACGGAGTGGACTTCAGCCGTTTCCGGGAGCCGAAGCGCGCATCGGAAGATCTCGATCTCGGGCCGCTTGTCGCCACGACGATGACCCGCTGCATTTCCTGCACCCGCTGCGTGCGCTTCACGACCGAGGTGGCCGGGATTACACAGATGGGCCAGACGGGACGGGGCGAGGATTCGGAGATCACCTCCTACCTCAACACCACGCTCGATTCGAACCTTCAGGGCAACATCATCGACCTCTGCCCGGTCGGCGCGCTCACCTCGAAGCCCTACGCCTTCACCGCGCGGCCGTGGGAACTGACCAAGACCGAGACCATCGACGTGATGGATGCTTTGGGGTCGAACATCCGCGTCGACACCAAGGGGCGCGAGGTCATGCGAATCCTGCCGCGCAACCATGACGGCGTGAACGAGGAGTGGATCAGCGACAAGACGCGCTTCGTCTGGGACGGGCTGCGGCGTCAGCGGCTCGACACGCCCTATATCCGCGAGGGCGGGAAGCTCCGCAAGGCGACGTGGGGCGAGGCGCTGGCCGCTGCCGCGAAGGCGATGAAGGGCAGGAAGGTCGCCGGTCTCGTCGGCGATCTGGCGCCGGTCGAGGCCGCCTTCAGCCTCAAGCAGATGATCGAGGGGCTGGGCGGGTCGGTCGAGTGCCGCACCGATGGCGCGCGGCTTCCGGCCGGGAACCGCTCGGCCTATGCCGGCACCGCGCGGATCGAGGATATCGACAGCGCCAAGGCGATCTTCCTGATCGGCACCAATCCGCGCGTCGAGGCGCCGGTCCTGAACGCCCGCATCCGCAAGGCCTGGTCCGGTGGCGCCAAGGTCGCGCTGATCGGCGAGGCTGTCGATCTGACCTATGACTACAGCCATATCGGCACCGGCCGCGACGCGCTCGTCAAGCTCGCCGCGATGGATCATTCCGACAAGGCCGGCGTTCCCGGCGTCGTCATCGTCGGGCAGGGCGCGCTGCGCGAGGCGGACGGCGAGGCGGTGCTGAGCCAGGTCATGAAGGCGGCGGCGGCCGCCGGGGCGAAGCTTCTGGTTCTGCACACCGCCGCCGCGCGGGTCGGCGCGATGGATGTCGGCGCGGTCACCGAGGGCGGTCTTCCGGCGGCGCTGGAGGGCGCGGAAGTCGTCTACAACCTCGGCGCCGACGAGGTGGAGATCGCACCGGGCGCATTCGTGATCTACCAGGGAAGCCACGGCGACCGCGGGGCGCACCGCGCCGACGTCATCCTTCCCGGGGCGGCCTACACCGAAGAGAACGGCCTGTTCGTCAATACCGAGGGCCGGCCGCAGCTTGCCCTGCGCGCCGGTTTCGCCCCGGGCGAGGCGAAAGAGAACTGGGCGATCCTCCGGGCGCTTTCGGCAGAGCTTGGCGCGACGCTGCCCTGGGACACGCTGGCCGCTCTGCGGCAGGCGCTGGTCCAGGCGCATCCGCATCTCTCCCGGATCGACGAGGTCGCGGAGAACGAATGGCAGGCGCTGCCGGTCAAGGCGCCCGCCAAGGCCGATTTCGTCGGCGCGGTTTCGGATTTCTACCTGACCAACCCGATCGCGCGGGCCTCGCAGGTCATGGCCGAGCTTTCGGCGATGGCGAAGGCGCGGGGCAAAGAAGCGATGGCGGCGGAGTGATCATGGTGCGGACACTGCCAGCGCTGGTCCTGACGGGCGGTCTTCTGACCGCGCTGACGGCCTGTGCCGGTGTGTCCGAGGCGCCGGTCTATGGCGGCGCCGATCCGGTGGGCATGGGCGGCGATCTTTACGGTTTTCTCGTGACCATGAAGGGCGCGCGGGACGAGGCCGGGATCGAAGCCTATGTGACCTGCGTCGTCGCTGGCTACACACTGGAAAAGAACGCCGGATTCGCCCGGCGGGTCACGACGAATGTGAAGGAAGAGGGTGGCGTTTGGATCGCGGATGCTGTTTACAGCATCTCGCCGACGCTGCCACGCGGCGTGAAGACGATCGACGCGGAAGTGACAGTTTCAGACTGCGCCGAACGCGGCATACCGACGGTCTAAGAAGGACGGGCTGAGGGACAGACATGGCGGACTTTCTGGCAACACCACTGGGCACGTTCCTGCTCATCCTCGTGCAGGGCCTCGGCATCATCGCCTTCGTGATGCTGTCGCTTCTCTTCCTCGTCTATGGCGACCGGAAGATCTGGGCGGCGGTGCAGATGCGCAAGGGGCCGAACGTCGTCGGCGCCTTCGGTCTTTTGCAATCGGTGGCCGACGCGCTGAAATACGTGGTCAAGGAAATTGTGGTGCCGGCCGGGGCGGACAAGTTCGTCTTCTTCCTCGCGCCGATGCTGTCCTTCGTGCTGGCGATCCTCGCCTGGGCGGTGATCCCCTTCCATCCGGGCTGGGTGCTGGCCGACATCAACGTCGCGATCCTCTTCGTCTTCGCGGTCTCCTCGCTCGAGGTCTACGGCGTGATCATGGGCGGCTGGGCCTCGAACTCCAAATACCCGTTCCTCGGAAGCTTGCGGTCGGCGGCGCAGATGATCTCCTACGAGGTCTCGCTGGGCCTGATCATCATCGGGGTGATCATCTCGACCGGAAGCATGAACTTCTCGGCGATCGTTCAGGCGCAGGAAGGTTCCTACGGCCTCTTCAACTGGTACTGGCTGCCGCATCTGCCGATGGTGGTGCTGTTCTTCGTGAGCGCACTGGCCGAGACCAACCGCCCGCCCTTCGATCTGCCGGAAGCGGAATCCGAACTGGTCGCGGGCTTCATGGTCGAATATTCCTCGACCCCCTACCTTCTCTTCATGGCGGGCGAATACATCGCGATCTTCCTGATGTGCGCGCTGATGTCGATCCTGTTCTTTGGCGGCTGGCTGTCGCCCATCCCGTTCCTGCCCGACGGTTGGTGGTGGATGGTTGCCAAGATGTGGGTCTTCTTCTTCCTCTTCGCGATGGTGAAGGCGATCGTCCCGCGCTATCGCTACGACCAGCTCATGCGGATCGGCTGGAAGGTGTTCCTGCCCCTGTCGATCGGTTGGGTGGTGATCGTCTCGTTCCTGGCGAAATTCGAAGTGCTCGGCGGCTTCTGGGCGCGCTGGGCGATGGGGGGCTGATCATGGGACCGGCACGCACGACCGACTACACCCGCGCCGCGAAATACTTCCTGCTCTTCGATTTCATCAAGGGCTTCGGGCTCGGCTTCAAATACTTCTTCGCGCCGAAGGCGACGCTGAACTACCCGCACGAAAAGGGGCCGCTCAGCCCCCGGTTCCGTGGTGAGCATGCGCTCCGCCGATATCCGAACGGCGAGGAACGATGCATCGCCTGCAAGCTCTGCGAGGCCGTGTGCCCGGCGCAGGCGATCACCATCGACGCCGAACCGCGCGAGGACGGCTCCCGCCGCACCACGCGCTACGACATCGACATGACAAAGTGCATCTATTGCGGCTTCTGCCAGGAGGCCTGCCCGGTCGATGCCATCGTGGAAGGCCCGAACTTCGAATTCGCGACCGAGACGCGCGAGGAACTGTTCTACGACAAGGCCAAGCTTCTCGACAACGGCGCCCGCTGGGAGGCCGAGATCGCCCGCAACCTCGAACTGGACGCGCCCTACAGATGACCGACGCCTTTCAGAAACTCTTCGCGCAGATGATGGAGCAGGGCCAGGAGATGGCCCGCACCTTCAACCCTGCGCTGGAGAATTTCTCGGTCGCGGGCCTCGACAAGATGGTCCCCACCATGACCAAGGACATGATGGAGATGTGGTTCGGCAAGACCTTCAATCGCGAGGGGCTGGACGCCAAGACCCGGCTTCTGGTCACGGTCGCCGCGTTGACCGTGCTTGGCGCGCAGGCCGAGCCGCAGATGAAGCTGACGATCCGCCATGCGCTCGAAGCCGGGGCGACCAAGCGCGAGATCGCGGAAGTGATCTACCAGATGAGCATGTTCGGCGGGGTGCCCGCCATGACCAAGGCGCTCGAGATCGCCCAGGGCGTCTTCGACGAAGCCGGTGACAAAACGGGAGATGACGCATGAGTGTCATGGTGTTCGCGTTCTACCTTTTCGCCGTGACGGTCGTCGCGTCGGGGCTGATGGTGGTTCTGGCGCGCAACCCGGTCCATTCGGTCCTGTGGCTGATCCTCGCCTTCCTGTCCTCGGCTGGGCTCTTCGTCCTCTTGGGGGCGGAGTTCGTGGCGATGCTGCTGGTCATCGTCTATGTCGGCGCGGTCGCGGTGCTGTTCCTCTTCGTGGTGATGATGCTCGACGTCGATTTCGCCGAGTTGAAGGGCGAGATGGCGCGCTACATGCCGCTCGGGCTCCTGATCGGCGTGGTGATCCTGATGCAGCTCGGCATCGCCTTCGGCTCGTGGCAGACCGCCGAGACGGCCGAGGCCATGCGCGGCGCAGTGGCACCGGACGACGTGCAGAACACGGCCGCGCTGGGGCTGCTGATCTACGACAAGTACATCCTCTTGTTCCAGCTTGCCGGGCTGATCCTGCTGGTCGCGATGATCGGGGCGATCGTCCTGACGCTCCGCCACCGCAAGGACGTCAAGCGCCAGAACGTGCTCCACCAGATGTGGCGCGATCCGGCCAAGGCGATGGAACTGAAGGACGTGAAGCCGGGGCAGGGGCTTTGAGAATTGGCTGCGCCGCCTGAGGCGGCGTGCGTGACGAACCAAATCGGGCCAGGCCCGGAGGGACGAGAATGATCGGACTGACACATTACCTTGGCGTTGCCGCCGCTTTGTTCGTGATCGGCATCTTCGGCATCTTCCTCAACAGGAAGAACGTCATCGTCATCCTGATGTCGATCGAACTGATGCTCCTGGCGGTGAACATCAACTTCGTCGCCTTCTCCTCGTTCCTCCATGACCTCGTCGGTCAGGTCTTCACGATGTTCGTTCTGACCGTGGCGGCCGCCGAGGCGGCCATCGGCCTCGCGATCCTCGTCTGCTTCTTCCGCAACCGCGGCACTATCGACGTCGAAGACGTCAACGTGATGAAAGGGTAAAGCATGGAAACGATCATCCTCTTTGCCCCGCTGGTCGGCGCGATCATCGGCGGCTTCGGCTGGCGCGTGATCGGCGAGACCGGCGCGCTGGTGGTGACGACGGGCCTTCTGTTCCTCGCCTGCCTTCTGTCGTGGATCACCTTCCTCGGCTTCGACGGCACGACCCAGCATATCCATGTCCTCGACTTCATCCGCTCGGGGAGTCTGGACACGTCGTGGTCGATCCGTCTCGACCGGCTGACCGCGATCATGCTGATCGTGGTGACGACCGTCTCGGCGCTCGTCCACCTCTATTCCTGGGGCTACATGGCCCATGACGAGAACTGGCGCGAAGGCGAAAGCTACAAGCCGCGCTTCTTCGCCTATCTCTCGTTCTTCACCTTCGCGATGCTGGCGCTGGTGACGGCCGACAACCTCGTCCAGATGTTCTTCGGATGGGAGGGCGTCGGCGTCGCCTCCTACCTGCTGATCGGCTTCTACTACCGCAAGGCATCCGCCAACGCCGCCGCGATCAAGGCCTTCGTGGTCAACCGGATCGGCGACTTCGGCTTCGCGCTCGGGATCTTCGGGCTCTTCTACCTCGTCGACTCGATCAACATGGACGACGTCTTCGCCGCCGCCCCCACACTGGCCGAGACCAACCTGCGCTTCCTCTGGGCCGACTGGAACGCGGCGAACCTTCTCGCCTTCCTCCTTTTCGTCGGCGCGATGGGCAAGTCGGCGCAGCTTTTCCTCCACACCTGGCTGCCGGACGCGATGGAGGGCCCGACGCCGGTCTCCGCCCTCATCCACGCCGCGACCATGGTGACGGCGGGCGTGTTCCTCGTCTGCCGCATGTCGCCCTTGTTCGAATACGCGCCCGAGGCGAAGAGCTTCGTGATGTATATTGGTGCTGCGACGGCGTTCTTCGCGGCGACCGTGGGCCTCGTCCAGAACGACATCAAGCGCGTCATCGCCTATTCGACCTGTTCGCAGCTCGGCTACATGTTCGTGGCGGCCGGCGCGGGCGTCTACGGTGCGGCGATGTTCCATCTTTTCACCCATGCCTTCTTCAAGGCGATGCTGTTCCTCGGCGCGGGTTCCGTCATCCACGCGATGCACCACGAGCAGGACATGCGGAACTACGGCGGCCTGCGGGCGAAGATCCCCTACACGTTCTGGGCGATGATGATCGGCACGCTGGCGATCACCGGCGTCGGCATCCCGCTGACCGCGATCGGCTTCGCCGGCTTCCTGTCGAAGGACGCGATCATCGAAAGCGCCTTCGGGTCGGGCAACATGTTCGCCTTCGTGGCGCTGGTGGTGGCCGCGCTCTTCACCAGCTTCTATTCCTGGCGGCTGATGTTCATGACCTTCTACGGCAAGGCGCGCGGCGACCATCACGCGCACGACCATGCCCATGAAAGCCCGATGACGATGGTCGCGCCCTTGGGCGTGCTGGCCCTCGGCGCGGTCTTCGCGGGCATGCTCTGGTACAAGCCCTTCTTCGGCGATCACGACCGTATGCTGAGCTTCTTCGCGATGCCGCATCACGCCGAGGCGGCAGCGGAGGGGCATGGCGAAGCCGCGGCCACCACGACCGAAGCCACTGGCGACCATGCTGCGACGACCGAGGCTGCCACCGACCACACGGCGGCTGCGGCAGAGGGCGAGAACGCGGCTGTTTCTGCGGCCGAAGGCGATCACGCCGTCACCGCCGGGCACGCGCCGGAAGGGGCGATCTACATGTCCGAGGCATCGAACACGGTTCTCGACGACGCGCACCACGCGCCGGCCTGGGTCAAGGTCTCGCCCTTCGTCGCCATGCTGATCGGCTTCGTCACAGCCTGGGTCTTCTACATCAAGGATCCCTCGATCCCCGGACGCCTCGCGGCACAGCAGCCGATCCTCTACCGGTTCCTGCTCAACAAGTGGTATTTCGACGAAATCTACGACGCGATCTTCGTCGGGCCGGCGAAACGGCTGGGGTCGTTCCTGTGGAAGCGCGGCGACGGCAATGTCATCGACGGCACGATCAACGGGGTCGCGATGGGCTTTGTCCCGATGCTGACGCGGATCGCGGCGCGGATGCAGTCGGGCTACATCTTCACCTATGCCTTCGCGATGGTCATCGGCATCGCGGTGCTTCTTGTCTGGATGACGCTCTCGGGGGGCGCGCACTAATGGAAAACCTGCTTTCCATCATCACCTTCCTGCCCCTCGTCGCGGCGGCGATCCTCGCGCTCTTTCTGAAGGGCGACGATCCGGCGGCGCAGAGGAACGCGAAGTGGCTGGCCCTGATCGCGACGACGGCGACCTTCCTCGTCTCGCTCTTCCTGCTGTCGGGCTTCGTGCCCGCCGATACCGGGTTCCAGTTCGTGGAGGAGCGGACCTGGATCATGGGCCTGACCTACAAGGTCGGCGTCGACGGCATCTCCGTCCTCTTCGTCCTCCTGACCACCTTCCTCATGCCGATCACCATCCTGTCATGCTGGGAGGTGGACAAGCGGGTGAAGGAATACATGGTCGCCTTCCTCGTCCTCGAAGGGCTGATGATCGGCGTCTTCGTGGCGCTCGACCTCGTCCTCTTCTACCTCTTCTTCGAGGCCGGCCTCATTCCGATGTTCCTGATCA
It encodes the following:
- the nuoG gene encoding NADH-quinone oxidoreductase subunit NuoG — its product is MSNLRTIIIDGIEVEVDPNLTLIQACEQAGVEIPRFCYHERLSIAGNCRMCLVEVVGGPPKPAASCAMQVKDLRPGPNGEPSVIKTNSPMVKKAREGVMEFLLINHPLDCPICDQGGECDLQDQAMAYGVDFSRFREPKRASEDLDLGPLVATTMTRCISCTRCVRFTTEVAGITQMGQTGRGEDSEITSYLNTTLDSNLQGNIIDLCPVGALTSKPYAFTARPWELTKTETIDVMDALGSNIRVDTKGREVMRILPRNHDGVNEEWISDKTRFVWDGLRRQRLDTPYIREGGKLRKATWGEALAAAAKAMKGRKVAGLVGDLAPVEAAFSLKQMIEGLGGSVECRTDGARLPAGNRSAYAGTARIEDIDSAKAIFLIGTNPRVEAPVLNARIRKAWSGGAKVALIGEAVDLTYDYSHIGTGRDALVKLAAMDHSDKAGVPGVVIVGQGALREADGEAVLSQVMKAAAAAGAKLLVLHTAAARVGAMDVGAVTEGGLPAALEGAEVVYNLGADEVEIAPGAFVIYQGSHGDRGAHRADVILPGAAYTEENGLFVNTEGRPQLALRAGFAPGEAKENWAILRALSAELGATLPWDTLAALRQALVQAHPHLSRIDEVAENEWQALPVKAPAKADFVGAVSDFYLTNPIARASQVMAELSAMAKARGKEAMAAE
- the nuoH gene encoding NADH-quinone oxidoreductase subunit NuoH, translating into MADFLATPLGTFLLILVQGLGIIAFVMLSLLFLVYGDRKIWAAVQMRKGPNVVGAFGLLQSVADALKYVVKEIVVPAGADKFVFFLAPMLSFVLAILAWAVIPFHPGWVLADINVAILFVFAVSSLEVYGVIMGGWASNSKYPFLGSLRSAAQMISYEVSLGLIIIGVIISTGSMNFSAIVQAQEGSYGLFNWYWLPHLPMVVLFFVSALAETNRPPFDLPEAESELVAGFMVEYSSTPYLLFMAGEYIAIFLMCALMSILFFGGWLSPIPFLPDGWWWMVAKMWVFFFLFAMVKAIVPRYRYDQLMRIGWKVFLPLSIGWVVIVSFLAKFEVLGGFWARWAMGG
- the nuoI gene encoding NADH-quinone oxidoreductase subunit NuoI codes for the protein MGPARTTDYTRAAKYFLLFDFIKGFGLGFKYFFAPKATLNYPHEKGPLSPRFRGEHALRRYPNGEERCIACKLCEAVCPAQAITIDAEPREDGSRRTTRYDIDMTKCIYCGFCQEACPVDAIVEGPNFEFATETREELFYDKAKLLDNGARWEAEIARNLELDAPYR
- a CDS encoding carboxymuconolactone decarboxylase family protein, with product MTDAFQKLFAQMMEQGQEMARTFNPALENFSVAGLDKMVPTMTKDMMEMWFGKTFNREGLDAKTRLLVTVAALTVLGAQAEPQMKLTIRHALEAGATKREIAEVIYQMSMFGGVPAMTKALEIAQGVFDEAGDKTGDDA
- a CDS encoding NADH-quinone oxidoreductase subunit J, with amino-acid sequence MSVMVFAFYLFAVTVVASGLMVVLARNPVHSVLWLILAFLSSAGLFVLLGAEFVAMLLVIVYVGAVAVLFLFVVMMLDVDFAELKGEMARYMPLGLLIGVVILMQLGIAFGSWQTAETAEAMRGAVAPDDVQNTAALGLLIYDKYILLFQLAGLILLVAMIGAIVLTLRHRKDVKRQNVLHQMWRDPAKAMELKDVKPGQGL
- the nuoK gene encoding NADH-quinone oxidoreductase subunit NuoK produces the protein MIGLTHYLGVAAALFVIGIFGIFLNRKNVIVILMSIELMLLAVNINFVAFSSFLHDLVGQVFTMFVLTVAAAEAAIGLAILVCFFRNRGTIDVEDVNVMKG